The genomic window CCCCAGCCGCGTTCGGGGGCCATTTCTGTAAGCATGTCCCGGACGGCGTCCACCATGATGGCTCCTGGTGAGACGATGTTCGAGGTCACTCCAGTTCCCTTCAGCTCACGAGCCAGGGAGACGGCAAGGTTGTGACGCGCAGCGAGCGTGGCGTTGTAGTGGGGCTGCGCGGCCATGGGCTGTGAGGCGAGTCCGCCGCCGATCTGGATGACGCGCCCCCAGCCCTTGGCCCGCATGCCCGGCACCAGTCGCTGGATCATACGTACGCCTGAAACGACGTTCACCTCGTAGGTATGTGTCCAGGTGGCGGCGTCGGCTGAGTCCCAGCCTGCGTGATCGTATGCTCCGGCATTGTTGACCAGGATGTCGATGTCGCCGGCGCGATCGGCCACGGTGTCGGCTCCGTCCTCTGTCGCGAGGTCACCGATTACCGCCGCGACCGCGCCGATGTCCTGTGCTACTGCGTGTGCTCGGGTTTCGTCCCGTCCGTGCACAACAACGTCCGCGCCCTCAGCTGCCAGTAGCCGCGCGATCGCGACGCCGAGGCCGGAACTGGAGCCCGTCACAAGAGCCCGGCGGCCTGTGAGTTCGAGGTCCACAACGGTCCTTCCCTTCGTGTGCATGGGTGCGTGAGCCGCAACCCCCGTCTGCGATTGCGGGGTCTGCGCAGGGACGCGCCAGGCATGCGGTTCACGCCTGGCGGTCCGGCAAAAGTATGTTTCGGCCTGATGTGGCGAGGCGTCTTCGTTCCGCTCAGGGGCAGGGGGTCAGGCCGCGCCTAGGCCGTTCAGGAGTGTGGAGGCGACGAGGTCCGCCGCCTGCGGAGGGTCCAGGTCGGGGAACCGGTGGGCGACAGTGTCGACGAGCTGGTCGAGAACGCTCCGCGCCCAGACCGCGTCGACGTCGGCGCGCAGGTATCCCTCGTCCAGCGCGCGGCGGATGAAGGAGTCGAGGCGTGCGCTCTGCTCCTGCCGACGGTTACGGGCAGAGGGATCGTTCTGCATCAAGCGGCGAGTGTCGAGAGGCCATTCGCGACTGACGGGGATGATCCCCTCCAGGTAGCGGTGGAGGGCGACCGGCAGGGGGGCCTCCACCAGGCGGGCCTCGTCCAGGACACGCTCGGAGGAATCGAGCTTGGCCTGGAAGACGGCGCTGAGCAGGGCTTCACGGTTCGCGAAGCGTCGGTGGACGGTGGTTCGGTCGACTCCGGCGGCGGCGGCGATGGCCGACATGGAGGTGCCCGGGTCCTCGGCCAGGAGCCGAGCTCCGGCATGGAGGACCGCAGTCAGATTGCGTGCGGCGTCAGCTCTCATGGTCCGGCGAGCCTATCCCTTCGGGTCACTTAAATCGATATCGTCCCAGCGTGAGATGCAACACGCTACTGTTCTGCATCTCTGCTGTTGCATTTGTGTCCGTTTCGTCTACGGTTGAGTTGCTGCGCCACTCGGGGTGCTGAACGAGACGAAACGAGGAACACTCAATGTCACGGACTTGGCTGATCACTGGGGGTTCGCAGGGCCTGGGCAAGGCTCTCGTGCTCGCCGCCCTGGAGGCCGGCGACAACGTCGTGGTGACCTCCCGCAAGCCTGAGGCGCTGGCTTCTCTGAAGGCCGAGAACCCCGAACACCTTCAGACGGTGGCGCTGGACGTCACCTCCGCGTCCCAGTCCCGGGACGTTGTTGCCACTGCGGTAGACCGGTTCGGTTCCGTGGACGTCGTGGTGAACAACTCCGGCTACGCAACCAGCGGCTCGATCGAGGACTTCCCCGAGGACGAGTTCCGCGCGCAGATCGACGTCAACCTGTACGGCGTGGTCAACGTGACCAGGGCTGTCCTGCCGGTCATGCGCCGCCAGCGGTCCGGACACATCGTGCAGATCTCTTCCATCGGCGGACGCGTGGGCGGAACGCCGGGACTGAGCGCCTACCAGACCGCCAAGTTCGCCGTCGAGGGATTCTCCGAAGCCCTGGCGAACGAGGTGGCACCGTTCGGGATCAAGGTCACCATTGTCGAGCCGGGTGGCATCCGTACCGGCTGGGCCGCGGGTGCGGCGGAGCCTTCGGGCCCCATCACCCCTGACTACGAGGAGACCGTGGGTCTGTGGCTGGCCCGGTTCGCGGAGTACGCCGGCAACGAGCCCGGTGACCCTGACCGCATGGCCCGCGCGATCACCCGAGCCGTGGACGCCGAGGAGCCCCCGCGCCGCCTGCTGCTCGGCAGCGACGCCCTTGGCATCGCCATCGCCTCGGAAGAAGGCCGCCTCGCCGAGGCCAACAAGTGGGCCGAGGTCAGCCGTTCCACGGACTACCCCTCCGCCTGAGAGCGCCGCGGGCAAAGGGCGCGCGCCGGTCGAAACCCGCGCCGTGCCCGCCGCATCGACCCCAGCGACAGTCCGCCCCGTCGAGCAGACCACCGATTCCTGCAGAGGTGAGAAGCAGTGAGCAAGACCTTTCTGATAGCCGGTGCCGCGGGGGGCCTAGGAGGCCGCATCGTCGAGGCGGCGCTCGCCGCCGGCCACAACGTGATGGCAACTGACCTGTCACCCGACGCGGTGCCCGTCCCCGACGAGCACCGCGAGCGACTGCGCATACGCGCCATGGACGTGACCGATCCGGCCTCCGCCCGTGGCGCCGTCGCCCACGCGGTTGCCGAGTTCGGAGCCATCGACGTCCTCGTGAACAGCGCCGGCGCCCGAAGCGTCGGCTCCATCGAGGACATGTCCGAGGACGCGTTTCACAGCGACGTGAACGTCAACTTCTTCGGCGCCGTCAACACGGTGCGCGCCGTACTTCCGGTGATGCGCCCGCGTCGTTCGGGCAGCATCATCAACCTCTCCACCATCGGCGGCCGCCGCAACCAGCCCGGTCTAGGCGCCTACCAGTCATCGAAGTGGGCACTGGGCGGTTTTACCGAGATCCTCGCGCGTGAGGTCGCCCCCATCGGGATCCGCGTCACACTCCTGGAACCGGGCGGCATCCGAACCCCCTGGGCAGCAGCCCCCATGCCTGTGCCGGACATCCACGAGGAGTACGAGGAAACGGTCGGCGTCTTCGCCCGCACGTACAACAACAACCCCGACGTGCAGCGTGGCGACCCGGTCAAGATGGCCGCCGTGATCCTGCGCCTCACCGAGGAGCCGGCACCTCCGATGCGGCTGCTGCTGGGCTCCGACGCTGCCTGGCTCGCCCCGCAGATCGCCGAGGCACGCGCCGCCGAGGACGCCGCCTGGCGCGAGGTCAGCGCCTCCACCGACCGCGACGGACTCGGAGACTTCGCCGACTCAGCAGTCGCCCGAATGGTCCGCCCGCCCACGAGGAACTGACCACAGCTGGACTGCCAGCCAGGCGTGCCGCCCAGCAGCATTCGCTCCCGCAGAACGGCTGGCACCACCACCGCTGCGACCTTCGGCGCGCCGTTATCGCAGGCTCGCGAGCCAGTCCGGCTTGCCTCCGCAGCACGTCGCACAAGACCCGATCGGGACCCATCAGCGCGCCTACGCCCTGATCTCCCCACCTCTTCCCCCTATGCACGCGAAGGAACGACAGACATGACTGTGCGTAACAACCTGTACATCGGTGGTTCCTGGATCGCTCCCAGTGACCCAGGCTTGACCCTCGACATCCTCTCCCCCCACGACCAATCGGTCCTCGGCCGTGTGGCGCAGGCCGCACCGGCCGACGTTGACAAGGCTGTGGCCGCGGCCCGCGCCGCCTTCGACCACGGCCCGTGGCCCCACACCACGCCGGAGGAACGCCAGGAGGTCGTCCGCCGCTACGACGCCCTGCGTACCGCCCGCGCAGACGAAATCGCTGCGGCCATCTCTGCGGAAAACGGTTCCGCCGGCTGGTTCACCAAGGTCGGGCAGCCCTTCCTGACCCGCCAGGTCAATGCCTACCTCAAGGCGGCCGAGGAGTTCGGCTGGGAAGAGGTCGTCGCACCCTCCGACCCGTCGGTGGCCTTCGACACCATCGTGCGCCGCGAGGCGATCGGCGTGGTTGCCGCAGTGATCCCCTGGAACTCGCCTTTCTCCGCGGCCACTGCCAAGCTGATCCCGGCTCTCCTGGCCGGCAACACCGTCGTGCTGAAGGTCTCCCCGGAGAACTCGCTGAGCATGGCCTTGCTGGCGGACCTCTGGCACGAAGCCGGCCTGCCCCAGGGTGTGCTCAGCGTCCTTCCGGCGGACCGTGAGACCAGTGAGTACCTCGTCTCGCACGCCGGGGTGGACAAGATCTCCTTCACCGGCTCGACGCGAGCCGGCCGGCGAATCGCGTCCATCGCAGGTGAGCAGCTCAAGCGCGTAGGCCTGGAACTGGGCGGCAAGTCCGCTGCCCTGATCCTGGACGACGCGGACCTCACCGCCGCGATGCAGGGTCTGCGATTCGGCTCGCTCGGTAACAACGGTGAGGCATGCATCCTGCAGACCCGCATCCTGGCCCCGCGCAGCCGCTACGAAGAGGTCGTGGCAGCCGTCAAGGACATGGTCGAGTCACTGAAGGTCGGCGACCCCGCCGCACCCGACACCTTCATCGGCCCGATGATCCGCCGCGACCAGCAGCAGCGTGTCATCGACTACATCAACATCGGCATCGAGGACGGCGCGCGGCTGGTGACCGGCGGACCGCAGGTCCCCGAGGGGCTCGAAAAGGGCAACTACGTCACCCCGACCGTCTTCGCCGACGTCGACAACAGCATGCGCATAGCACAGGAGGAGATCTTCGGCCCGGTTCTGGTCGTCATCGCCTACGACGACGAGGACGACGCTGTCCGCATCGCCAACGACTCCGAGTACGGTCTGTCCGGCGGCATATGGGCGTCGGATGCCGACCGTGCCCTGGACGTCGCCCGACGCCTGCGCACCGGCACCGTCACGCTGAACGGATCGCCCATCAGCTTCGACGGCCCCTTCGGCGGATACAAGGCGAGCGGTCTCGGCCGTGAGTACGGCAAGGTCGGCCTGACCGGCTACGTCGAGCACAAGTCGATCACCCGCACCCGGTAGTCACGCTCCATCGGGACGGGCCCTCAAGCACACAGGGCCCGTCCCACCTCAGCGCCGGTCCAACCGGCCTCTCCCCCAGCCCGTGCCCCCGCCTGCACCACTACTGCACCCAGTGGCCGAGACCGGTGGCCGGCATGAGCCCGCCGTGGGTCTCCTCCCCAAGTACCCGCAACGCGGGCCATACCGCCGCCGTCCTACCTGCCTGCGTCAGAAACGCGCCCGTAGGACGGACCCGGCCCGCCCGCACCCGCCCCGGAGAGTCGCTCCATGCCCCGTTCTCCAACCGACTCACCTTCGCGGTCCTCGCGACCGGTGCCGGCGTGTTCTCGATGCTTCAGTCACTGATTGCACCGGCTCTGCCGACGGTCCAGCACGCACTGCACACTTCCCGGTCCACCGCGACCTGAGTGATGACCGCCTTCCTGCTGTCCGCCTAGGTGTTCACGCCGATCTTGGCAGCGCCGGCGACCTGCTCGGGGCAAGAAGCGGACCATGGTCGCCGTCCTGGTGACCGTCCTTGCGGGCTGCCTGCTCGCCACCCTCGCACCGGACATCGGTGTCCTGATCATCGCCCGGATGATCCAGGGTGCCGGCGGAGCCCTCTTCCCGTTGCCGTCCGGCATCATCCGCGACCAGAGTTCGCGCGCGACAAGGCCAGCAGCAGCATCAGCAACCTGTCTGCCGTGATCGCCGCCGGCGGCGGCCTCGGTACGGTTGCTGCAGGCCC from Streptomyces sp. NBC_01341 includes these protein-coding regions:
- a CDS encoding SDR family NAD(P)-dependent oxidoreductase, with the protein product MDLELTGRRALVTGSSSGLGVAIARLLAAEGADVVVHGRDETRAHAVAQDIGAVAAVIGDLATEDGADTVADRAGDIDILVNNAGAYDHAGWDSADAATWTHTYEVNVVSGVRMIQRLVPGMRAKGWGRVIQIGGGLASQPMAAQPHYNATLAARHNLAVSLARELKGTGVTSNIVSPGAIMVDAVRDMLTEMAPERGWGDTWEEIERNAADSYVPNDTHRFGRPDEVAGAVAYLSSPYADYVSGATIRVDGGTIRSVM
- a CDS encoding TetR/AcrR family transcriptional regulator, with the translated sequence MRADAARNLTAVLHAGARLLAEDPGTSMSAIAAAAGVDRTTVHRRFANREALLSAVFQAKLDSSERVLDEARLVEAPLPVALHRYLEGIIPVSREWPLDTRRLMQNDPSARNRRQEQSARLDSFIRRALDEGYLRADVDAVWARSVLDQLVDTVAHRFPDLDPPQAADLVASTLLNGLGAA
- a CDS encoding oxidoreductase, whose product is MSRTWLITGGSQGLGKALVLAALEAGDNVVVTSRKPEALASLKAENPEHLQTVALDVTSASQSRDVVATAVDRFGSVDVVVNNSGYATSGSIEDFPEDEFRAQIDVNLYGVVNVTRAVLPVMRRQRSGHIVQISSIGGRVGGTPGLSAYQTAKFAVEGFSEALANEVAPFGIKVTIVEPGGIRTGWAAGAAEPSGPITPDYEETVGLWLARFAEYAGNEPGDPDRMARAITRAVDAEEPPRRLLLGSDALGIAIASEEGRLAEANKWAEVSRSTDYPSA
- a CDS encoding SDR family NAD(P)-dependent oxidoreductase; the protein is MSKTFLIAGAAGGLGGRIVEAALAAGHNVMATDLSPDAVPVPDEHRERLRIRAMDVTDPASARGAVAHAVAEFGAIDVLVNSAGARSVGSIEDMSEDAFHSDVNVNFFGAVNTVRAVLPVMRPRRSGSIINLSTIGGRRNQPGLGAYQSSKWALGGFTEILAREVAPIGIRVTLLEPGGIRTPWAAAPMPVPDIHEEYEETVGVFARTYNNNPDVQRGDPVKMAAVILRLTEEPAPPMRLLLGSDAAWLAPQIAEARAAEDAAWREVSASTDRDGLGDFADSAVARMVRPPTRN
- a CDS encoding aldehyde dehydrogenase, producing the protein MTVRNNLYIGGSWIAPSDPGLTLDILSPHDQSVLGRVAQAAPADVDKAVAAARAAFDHGPWPHTTPEERQEVVRRYDALRTARADEIAAAISAENGSAGWFTKVGQPFLTRQVNAYLKAAEEFGWEEVVAPSDPSVAFDTIVRREAIGVVAAVIPWNSPFSAATAKLIPALLAGNTVVLKVSPENSLSMALLADLWHEAGLPQGVLSVLPADRETSEYLVSHAGVDKISFTGSTRAGRRIASIAGEQLKRVGLELGGKSAALILDDADLTAAMQGLRFGSLGNNGEACILQTRILAPRSRYEEVVAAVKDMVESLKVGDPAAPDTFIGPMIRRDQQQRVIDYINIGIEDGARLVTGGPQVPEGLEKGNYVTPTVFADVDNSMRIAQEEIFGPVLVVIAYDDEDDAVRIANDSEYGLSGGIWASDADRALDVARRLRTGTVTLNGSPISFDGPFGGYKASGLGREYGKVGLTGYVEHKSITRTR